In Microbacterium maritypicum, the following are encoded in one genomic region:
- a CDS encoding LacI family DNA-binding transcriptional regulator: protein MAMVAARAGVSGQTVSRVVNGSPRVDPDTRARVESAMADLGYRPHRAARALRTGRSQTIGLVVTTLATVGNSRMLQATAEAAAERGYALTLVTATDGVAEAFERLAEQEVDGAIVLNEASALVPATQPPAGLRLVVVDAPTDAGVTSVHSDHAGGAAAATARLLALGRETVHHLAGPEDSFAAVERERGWRETLIAAGIHPPAVVRGDWSADSGYSAGGALAGASAVFCANDQMALGLMRALAESGRRVPEDVAVIGFDDVPDAANYRPPLTTIRQDFAALAHRAVAALVDAIEGAPRSECSAVIPTELVERDSAG, encoded by the coding sequence ATGGCAATGGTCGCCGCCCGCGCCGGGGTCTCGGGCCAGACCGTGTCGCGCGTCGTCAACGGCAGCCCGCGTGTCGACCCGGACACCCGCGCCCGCGTCGAGAGCGCGATGGCCGACCTCGGGTATCGCCCGCACCGTGCCGCCCGCGCCCTGCGCACCGGACGCTCGCAGACCATCGGCCTCGTCGTCACCACCCTCGCCACGGTCGGAAACTCGCGGATGCTGCAGGCCACGGCCGAAGCGGCGGCGGAACGCGGATATGCCCTGACGCTCGTGACCGCGACCGACGGCGTCGCCGAGGCGTTCGAGCGGCTCGCCGAGCAGGAGGTCGACGGCGCGATCGTGCTCAACGAGGCCTCGGCACTCGTGCCCGCGACGCAGCCCCCCGCGGGACTGCGCCTGGTCGTGGTCGATGCGCCGACCGACGCGGGGGTCACCTCCGTGCACAGCGACCATGCGGGCGGTGCGGCTGCGGCGACGGCTCGGCTCCTCGCCCTCGGACGCGAGACGGTGCACCACCTCGCCGGTCCCGAAGACTCCTTCGCGGCTGTCGAGCGTGAGCGGGGATGGCGCGAGACGCTGATCGCCGCCGGCATCCACCCGCCCGCCGTGGTCCGCGGTGACTGGAGTGCCGACTCGGGATACTCGGCGGGGGGAGCGCTCGCCGGAGCATCCGCGGTCTTCTGCGCCAATGACCAGATGGCGCTCGGACTGATGCGCGCCCTGGCCGAGTCCGGCCGCCGGGTGCCCGAGGATGTCGCGGTCATCGGCTTCGACGACGTGCCGGATGCGGCGAACTACCGTCCGCCGCTGACCACGATCCGGCAGGACTTCGCCGCCCTCGCCCACCGTGCGGTCGCAGCGCTGGTCGATGCGATCGAGGGTGCTCCGCGGTCCGAGTGCTCCGCGGTCATCCCGACCGAGCTCGTCGAGCGCGACAGCGCGGGCTGA